The Clostridium sporogenes genome contains a region encoding:
- a CDS encoding phosphotriesterase family protein — protein sequence MKLKDGMTFSHEHVTIDLSGVKKTDDCNVNCFDETKAEFKELKSKNVNNIIDLTNRGMGRNVEYILRMEEETGMNILCSTGYYKEPFLPKEVYDLSEVELSKIMIKEITSGIENTGVRPDIIGEIGTSKNTMTELEKKVFQASSRAHIDTGKPIVTHTTLGTFGLEQVGFFKSYGVNLDKVIISHVDLTGDLDYILRLIDKGVNVAFDTIGKENYQPDHLRSNMLKEICNRGLSERVLLSMDITRKSNLKTRGGIGYSYLIDNFIPRLKKEGLDSKEIDNMTRDNIKRIL from the coding sequence ATGAAGCTAAAGGATGGTATGACTTTTTCCCATGAACATGTAACTATAGATTTATCTGGGGTAAAGAAAACCGATGATTGTAATGTTAATTGCTTTGATGAAACAAAAGCAGAGTTTAAAGAATTAAAAAGCAAAAATGTAAATAATATTATTGATCTTACTAATAGAGGAATGGGAAGAAATGTAGAATATATTTTAAGAATGGAAGAAGAAACTGGGATGAATATTCTATGTTCAACAGGATACTATAAAGAGCCTTTTCTTCCTAAAGAAGTTTATGATTTATCAGAAGTAGAATTATCTAAAATAATGATAAAAGAAATTACCAGTGGAATTGAAAATACCGGTGTAAGACCAGATATTATTGGTGAAATAGGTACTAGTAAAAATACTATGACAGAATTAGAAAAGAAAGTATTCCAAGCTAGTTCTAGAGCTCATATTGATACAGGTAAACCAATAGTAACTCATACAACTCTAGGAACTTTTGGTTTAGAACAAGTGGGATTTTTCAAAAGTTATGGAGTTAATCTAGATAAAGTAATAATTAGCCATGTAGATTTAACTGGTGATTTAGACTATATTTTAAGATTAATAGATAAAGGCGTTAATGTAGCTTTTGACACCATTGGAAAGGAAAATTATCAGCCAGATCATCTTAGATCAAACATGTTAAAAGAAATATGCAATAGAGGTCTTAGCGAAAGAGTGTTATTGTCTATGGATATAACTAGAAAATCTAATTTAAAAACAAGAGGTGGAATAGGGTACTCTTATTTAATAGATAATTTTATTCCAAGATTAAAAAAAGAAGGGTTAGATTCTAAAGAAATAGATAATATGACAAGAGACAATATTAAAAGGATTTTATAA